The genomic interval ACCGCCCACCCAGGCTATACTCCCTGGCAAAGATTTTGATAGACCTCGGAAGCCAGTACCCTGTCCTGTCATACCCTACAGGCGGGAATAAGGAGAGAGGAGTGCATAACGATAAATACGACGGCAAATTGCTTGACCTTATAATGCAATCTTCCCTTGACCATGATTTTGGTGAATTAAGTGATTATTATAATTCACTGGATCTGGAAGACTATAGATATGATCTGGATCTGGAAGATAAAATGTTCTTCCAGGGTGATTATATGACGCTTCTAAAACGCTTATCAGGTTCATCTATTACCTATTAATTTTTTAAGCTCATCCAGTTTTTTTTCTATATTTATTATTATTTCCATGGCCCTTTCATTGTATTTTATTGTGTCAAGAAAAATTTCGGTATTTTCATTATGTTTTATTTTTTCAATCTCGAGAAATTTGATATAGGAACCTGTTACTATATCTGTATTGCTAGCTTCAGATATGTATGAAAGTATATATGGTTTCACAAGTAGTTCGCTCATAAGATAATCATGCTCTCGGGCATTCATAGATATTATTCTGTATCCATTGAATAGTTCTTTTACCTTATCCAGTGAATCAGGAGTTGAAATATCATTAATGAAGATAATTGTCTTATTAGTTTTATAGGATTCTGGCCCGAATAATGGGTGAATACTTATTATATGCCCGGAAAATTCCTCCATGTTATACTTCATGGATGTTAAATCAACAAACCCTCTATATTCAGGAAAACTGCGGATAATATTCACTGTTTCCTCCAATGGAACTGCTAGAAGTGCAAAATCAGCTTTTGTAAGTTCAGATTGAAGTTGATCTTCATTTTCAAGGTCTATGGATGATGACCCGGGAAAAATTTTCATCAATGTTCTTCCTAAACGCCCCTCTGATCCTACTATTAATAAATGCATATTACTGTATTTCCACGGTATATATATTTGCTTTACTGGCAAGGAAATTTTCAGATATAAGCATGGAACCATCTTTTATTATTATCTCCTGATTTTCTCTTCCATCCATATATATAACAAGATCAGGCTTTTCAATAGCATTTGCTATATGGTGCCCGGCACTGATAAGAATTTTGCTAATTTCATGGTAATCGCATAGCACCACAGTGCCCGGATTAAGGATTCTGGAAAGGAGAAATATGAGATTATCCCTCTCACTTCTGTATTCTATATATTTTACTCCATTAAGAATTCTGGAATACTTTACACTATCAGCAGAGTTTCTATTTAAAACTTCATAATTTATTGAAAACTCGAAAAGCAAATTCAACACAAATTCAGTGAAATGATCGTATGAAAGGGATTTTAATATCTCTATTTCCCTCTCCCGATTTCTTATTTTCAGACCTCCGGCAACCTTACATTCCCCAATTTTACCAGCTATTTCCCTCCTTTCTTCAAGTAGTTTGATAATATCTCTGGAATTATTGTAAAGTTCATTTCTCAGGGTATCCATATTATTAATAAATTCTATCACCTATGATAGAGTATATCTATCACATATAAAAATTTTCCAATTTTAACAACAATGCATTACCATTAAACTGCTAATTCCACACAGAAAATTTAGAGGGCAAACTTTAAATTAAACAAATTTATAAGAGAAATATTGAAATTAAAAGATTTAGGGGAGAGAAAAATAATACAAACCCTTGAAGATGGCTCTAAAAATCTTGACAACAGGGACGATTGTGCAATTATAGGCTTTGGCAATTATTATGCTTTGTTATCAACGGATCTTATAACAAGGGAAACCCATTTGCCAGAAGGCGCAGAACCTTTTCTCGCCGGAAAATTTTTTGCGGCAATTAACCTGAGCGACATTGCAGCTATGGCCGGAATACCATCAGGTTTCCTTATCTCTTTATCTGTATCTCCTGAATATGATATTTCCTATCTGGAGGAATTTTACAGGGGAGTGAGGCACGAGCTGGACAAGTTTAATGTGTCTATCATTGGTGGCGATACAAAAGAAGGTTCTGATTTTACAGCAGCCGGTACTATAATAGGGAAACAGGTGCCGGAACTTATAAGAAGGCGATCAGAAATTAAACCCGGGCAATTTCTGATGGTAACAAATTCTTTAGGGTCATCGGCCGCCGGATATATTTATTACATGTATGGAATAAACCGTGAACTGGGAATCAGAAAGATGCTTGATGTTGAGCCAAGGATTAATGAAGCAATAAAAATTAGTGCCTCCGGGGCAAAATTTATGATGGACTTATCAGACGGGGTTTACGCTTCTATACATCAAATTTCAACTGACTTTGGCGTTGGCTTTAAACTATACGGTGATAAAATACCATTTGACAGGGATGTTGAAAAGGCTGCATCCATCTCCAATTTTTCAGTCAGCGACATAGCATTGTCATTTGGCGGAGATTATGAACTGATGTTTACAGTTGAAAAAAATTCCCTTGAAGAATTTATGGCAGCCATGTCACATGAAAATATAGAAGTCCATTGCATAGGCGAAACATATAACGGCGATAATGTAATCTATGATGGCAGGGCATGGGTTCCAGTAATAAATAAGGGATACGAACATTTCAACAGTATGCCACTTAATAAATAATGCCAAAAGGGTAAAACTTATATAGAAAATATTTATATAGAAGAACAAATATACTTATGATGAACCATAAAGAATATAATAGGCCCCTTGAATTCGATATAGAGCAGGTAAGGAAGAGAAATAAAATGAAAGACAGGGAAGAGATGAAGAAATATAAACAGTTATACACAGATACGATGTCTGATCTCAATGACTACAAGAGCCTCTATGTGCGCCAGCGTTCAGAGATGGAAAACTATTCAAAATACAAAGAAAGGGAAATAGAAAACATCAGAAAAAATGCTAGCAGTGATCTCATTAAGGAACTCCTGCCTGTTCTTGATACACTCGATGCCGGTATAGCCCACGACCCAAAACTGGAGCCGGTAAGGTCCCAGCTGTTAAAAGTACTTCAATCACATGGATTGCAGGTACTTGAGGTTAAAGGGACAAAATACGATCCGAATCTGGAAGAGGCTGTGGGTGTCCTGGACCAGGGGGAGGATGGAACCGTTCTTGAAGAGGTTCAGAAAGGTTATACACTTAATGGCGATGTTCTAAGAACATCAAAAGTAATAGTTTCAAAAAGGTGAAATAAAATGAGTAAAATAATAGGTATAGATCTAGGTACAAGCAATTCGGCAGCGGCTGTTGTTATTTCTGGAAAGCCAGAAACCATTCCAGCAGCAGAGGGCGTATCACTGGGCGGAAAATCTTTTCCAAGCTATGTGGCGTTCACAAAAGACGGACAACTACTGGTAGGCGAGCCTGCAAGGAGACAGGCTCTCCTTAACCCCGAGGGAACAATATACGGTGCCAAAAGGAAAATGGGAACAGATTTCAAATATAAAATATTCGGAAAAGAATATACGCCG from Ferroplasma acidiphilum carries:
- a CDS encoding nucleotide exchange factor GrpE — its product is MNHKEYNRPLEFDIEQVRKRNKMKDREEMKKYKQLYTDTMSDLNDYKSLYVRQRSEMENYSKYKEREIENIRKNASSDLIKELLPVLDTLDAGIAHDPKLEPVRSQLLKVLQSHGLQVLEVKGTKYDPNLEEAVGVLDQGEDGTVLEEVQKGYTLNGDVLRTSKVIVSKR
- a CDS encoding Rossmann-fold NAD(P)-binding domain-containing protein, translating into MHLLIVGSEGRLGRTLMKIFPGSSSIDLENEDQLQSELTKADFALLAVPLEETVNIIRSFPEYRGFVDLTSMKYNMEEFSGHIISIHPLFGPESYKTNKTIIFINDISTPDSLDKVKELFNGYRIISMNAREHDYLMSELLVKPYILSYISEASNTDIVTGSYIKFLEIEKIKHNENTEIFLDTIKYNERAMEIIINIEKKLDELKKLIGNR
- a CDS encoding chorismate mutase, with protein sequence MIEFINNMDTLRNELYNNSRDIIKLLEERREIAGKIGECKVAGGLKIRNREREIEILKSLSYDHFTEFVLNLLFEFSINYEVLNRNSADSVKYSRILNGVKYIEYRSERDNLIFLLSRILNPGTVVLCDYHEISKILISAGHHIANAIEKPDLVIYMDGRENQEIIIKDGSMLISENFLASKANIYTVEIQ
- a CDS encoding thiamine-phosphate kinase, encoding MKLKDLGERKIIQTLEDGSKNLDNRDDCAIIGFGNYYALLSTDLITRETHLPEGAEPFLAGKFFAAINLSDIAAMAGIPSGFLISLSVSPEYDISYLEEFYRGVRHELDKFNVSIIGGDTKEGSDFTAAGTIIGKQVPELIRRRSEIKPGQFLMVTNSLGSSAAGYIYYMYGINRELGIRKMLDVEPRINEAIKISASGAKFMMDLSDGVYASIHQISTDFGVGFKLYGDKIPFDRDVEKAASISNFSVSDIALSFGGDYELMFTVEKNSLEEFMAAMSHENIEVHCIGETYNGDNVIYDGRAWVPVINKGYEHFNSMPLNK